The following proteins come from a genomic window of Triticum aestivum cultivar Chinese Spring chromosome 6A, IWGSC CS RefSeq v2.1, whole genome shotgun sequence:
- the LOC123131762 gene encoding disease resistance protein RGA5 isoform X1 has translation MEAAVVSVSHGAIGSLLGKLGDLLAGEYKLLKEAKGEIMFLKAELESMRVFLERMSDAEEEEADKQEKCWAEEVRDLSYDIEDNIDDFMLRVKCESDSKPHGFKGFIERSMNLLTTVNTRHKIGKELQGLKRRVMEVSERRMRYKIDSAVSKPNSTSIDIRLLALYADTAGLVGINEPMDELIEVMLDGDDVCAQQQLKVLSVVGFGGLGKTTLANAIYRKLEGQFQCQAFVSVSQKPNIRKILRNILSQAGYVVLDQTNLESWDEDQLIRTLRRFLADKRYFIVIDDIWDATTWSIVRCALPENSNGSRVITTTRIETVATACCSNSYDYLYKMKLLSNEESRKLFLRRVFGSEDGCPTYLEDVSAEILKRCGGLPLAIISISSLLASQPKMLKGQWEDILNSLSSNFEVHPTLEGMRKILNLSYTNLPHYLKTCMLYLGIYPEGYTINKNDLVRQ, from the exons ATGGAAGCCGCGGTGGTGAGCGTGTCACACGGAGCCATAGGCTCCCTTCTTGGGAAGCTCGGCGATTTGCTCGCCGGCGAATACAAGCTGCTCAAAGAAGCAAAGGGCGAGATCATGTTCCTTAAAGCTGAGCTCGAGAGCATGCGTGTGTTCCTAGAGAGGATGTCggacgcggaggaggaggaggctgacaaACAAGAAAAGTGCTGGGCCGAGGAGGTCCGTGATCTGTCTTACGACATCGAGGACAACATCGACGACTTCATGCTCCGAGTGAAATGCGAGTCCGACAGCAAGCCACATGGCTTCAAGGGGTTCATCGAAAGGAGCATGAACTTGCTGACGACAGTCAACACTCGGCATAAGATCGGCAAGGAGTTGCAAGGTCTCAAGAGACGTGTCATGGAGGTGAGCGAGAGGCGCATGAGGTACAAGATTGACAGCGCCGTCTCAAAACCAAACAGCACATCCATAGATATACGCCTGCTGGCACTCTATGCGGACACAGCTGGCCTCGTGGGTATCAATGAACCGATGGACGAATTGATTGAGGTGATGCTGGATGGAGATGATGTCTGTGCTCAGCAGCAGCTTAAGGTGCTCTCTGTTGTGGGATTTGGAGGCCTTGGTAAGACCACACTTGCAAATGCGATATATCGAAAACTAGAGGGGCAGTTCCAGTGCCAGGCTTTTGTTTCTGTGTCCCAAAAACCGAACATACGGAAGATTCTTAGAAACATACTCTCTCAAGCTGGCTATGTGGTCCTGGATCAAACTAATTTGGAATCATGGGATGAGGATCAGCTGATCAGGACACTTCGAAGATTTCTTGCAGACAAGAG GTACTTTATTGTAATCGACGACATATGGGATGCAACCACGTGGAGTATTGTTAGATGTGCTCTGCCAGAAAACAGCAATGGCAGCAGAGTAATAACAACTACACGAATCGAGACTGTGGCTACAGCATGCTGCTCCAATAGCTATGATTATCTTTATAAGATGAAATTACTTAGCAATGAAGAGTCAAGAAAGTTATTTCTCAGAAGGGTTTTTGGTTCAGAGGATGGTTGTCCTACGTATTTGGAAGACGTTTCCGCTGAAATTCTAAAAAGATGTGGTGGCTTGCCACTTGCAATTATCAGTATATCCAGCCTATTAGCTAGTCAACCAAAGATGCTGAAGGGGCAATGGGAGGACATATTGAATTCTTTGAGCTCCAACTTTGAAGTGCATCCCACCTTGGAAGGAATGAGAAAAATACTAAACCTTAGCTACACAAATCTTCCTCATTATTTGAAGACATGTATGCTGTATTTGGGTATATATCCAGAGGGTTATACAATCAACAAGAATGATTTGGTCAGGCAATGA
- the LOC123131762 gene encoding disease resistance protein Pik-2 isoform X2: MEAAVVSVSHGAIGSLLGKLGDLLAGEYKLLKEAKGEIMFLKAELESMRVFLERMSDAEEEEADKQEKCWAEEVRDLSYDIEDNIDDFMLRVKCESDSKPHGFKGFIERSMNLLTTVNTRHKIGKELQGLKRRVMEVSERRMRYKIDSAVSKPNSTSIDIRLLALYADTAGLVGINEPMDELIEVMLDGDDVCAQQQLKVLSVVGFGGLGKTTLANAIYRKLEGQFQCQAFVSVSQKPNIRKILRNILSQAGYVVLDQTNLESWDEDQLIRTLRRFLADKRKTRQHELSFMQF; encoded by the exons ATGGAAGCCGCGGTGGTGAGCGTGTCACACGGAGCCATAGGCTCCCTTCTTGGGAAGCTCGGCGATTTGCTCGCCGGCGAATACAAGCTGCTCAAAGAAGCAAAGGGCGAGATCATGTTCCTTAAAGCTGAGCTCGAGAGCATGCGTGTGTTCCTAGAGAGGATGTCggacgcggaggaggaggaggctgacaaACAAGAAAAGTGCTGGGCCGAGGAGGTCCGTGATCTGTCTTACGACATCGAGGACAACATCGACGACTTCATGCTCCGAGTGAAATGCGAGTCCGACAGCAAGCCACATGGCTTCAAGGGGTTCATCGAAAGGAGCATGAACTTGCTGACGACAGTCAACACTCGGCATAAGATCGGCAAGGAGTTGCAAGGTCTCAAGAGACGTGTCATGGAGGTGAGCGAGAGGCGCATGAGGTACAAGATTGACAGCGCCGTCTCAAAACCAAACAGCACATCCATAGATATACGCCTGCTGGCACTCTATGCGGACACAGCTGGCCTCGTGGGTATCAATGAACCGATGGACGAATTGATTGAGGTGATGCTGGATGGAGATGATGTCTGTGCTCAGCAGCAGCTTAAGGTGCTCTCTGTTGTGGGATTTGGAGGCCTTGGTAAGACCACACTTGCAAATGCGATATATCGAAAACTAGAGGGGCAGTTCCAGTGCCAGGCTTTTGTTTCTGTGTCCCAAAAACCGAACATACGGAAGATTCTTAGAAACATACTCTCTCAAGCTGGCTATGTGGTCCTGGATCAAACTAATTTGGAATCATGGGATGAGGATCAGCTGATCAGGACACTTCGAAGATTTCTTGCAGACAAGAG AAAAACAAGGCAACACGAGCTATCATTTATGCAATTCTAA